A window of Corvus moneduloides isolate bCorMon1 chromosome 34, bCorMon1.pri, whole genome shotgun sequence genomic DNA:
ctgatcccaccccacccccattCTGCCCTACTGCCCCCCCATACCCCAATTAACCCCCAAATACTCCCTAGTGCCCCAATTAACCCCCAAATACCCCCTAGTGCCCCCATTAACTCCACGTCCCCCAGATCTCCTCCAGTGCCCCCCATTaatccccaaatcctccccagtgcccccatttgccccccagtgcccccccccAATTCCCCTGGTGCTCCCCCGTGCCCACCGTAGAGCCCCCCACAGGCGGCACCCCCGGCTCCCCCCAGCCTGTTTTGGGgtctctgcaggagcagcagcgcTGGGAGGGGACCCCCAAAAGGGCCCCAGGCCAGAGCTCCAAAGACCCCAAGGAACCCCCCAGGGCCAGGGGAGGAAttcctgctcagctcctggggAAGGTGGCACAGGTgagaccccacagccccccccgccccaacCACACCTCATGCCTCGGGGGGACCCCAGAACCGCCCTGGGGACCCCACAGATACTCCCACTGCTCCCTACACCCTCAGGAGTCCCCCCTGTATCCTCCCACGCATCCGCCCCCCGCCGTACTCCCCCCATGGGGTCCCACTCCCCTGGGGGGGGCCCCCCTTGTctccccctgtgtccccccgcGAAATTTCCCCCACCACGTCCCCCCCGTGCCCCCTCGTCTCCCCCACGTGTGGTTTCCTCTCACTCACCcctccccccgtgccccccccatgtcccccagtGCCCACCCGTGACCGCCCCATTCGTGTggtcccccccgtgtccccagtgcccctccAGGTGCGAGccctcccggtgccccccgcgccccccacCCTGAGGCGCCGTAGCACCGGGACCCCCTGAGCGGCCACCAAGAGCGCGAGGGGCAGCGACGGCGACCCCCAGAGCCGCTGCTGCTCCCCCAGAGCCGCCGCCAACACCAGCAACTGGGGGGGGACATTGGGGTCACGGGGAGCGGACATTGGGGGAGGATATGAAGGGAAATGGGGGGAGCAAAGGGGGATGTAAAGGCGGGGTGACATGGGGGGGCCAAGGGGGGGCACAGatgggggacagcggggggaaGAGCCTGTTAACCGCCTGTGCCTGCCCCtgatcccagtgctcccagttaTTCCCAGTTTGCCCACAGTAACCCCAGCCgcccccccttcctcctccacagATCCTCCAATGCCCCACCACACCCACCCCGTGTCCCCCATTTgtcctcccagtcccccccagtgctcccagtcccctcccaaTGCGTTTCCATTCCCCCCAGTACTCACCCAGTCTTCTCccaagccccttccaatgcTCCCCAGTTCTCCCAGTCCCCCCGCAGCTCCCCCGAGTCCCCGCCAATTCCCCCCAGTCCtctcccagttgctcccagtgcccccgTACCCAGGCGCTGAGCCCGACCCGCTCCCAGTGGAGACTCTCGGGTGGCTCCAGCGGAGACCCCAGTTCCCCCCCCACGAAGAATTCGTACACGGGGTGTCCTGGAGGGGGGAGAGCACGGCCTCAGCACCCCCCGTAACGACCCCACAGCacacccagcccctccctcagcaccccccgagccccccaaGGCCCCCCCATAGTTCCCCATGACCGCCCCAGCCCCCCTCCCTCCGTGTCCCCCTCCAGCACCCAGAGACCCCCAGCCACCCCGGCCCACTCTGACCCCCCCCAAGTCCTCTCCCCGGccccccccaagccccctcagccccctcctcaCCGTGCCCCAGCCCCCGCAGTCGCCGCCGCACGAGGAGGACGAGCCCGACCCCGAAGGCGATGCTGGACGCGGCCGCCGCCagcggggggaggagggggcacagggggggcaGGGGGACCCCCAGGGCCAGTGCCCCCCCCAGCGCGGCCCCCAGCGCCAGCAGCCCTGAGCCGGCGGCAGTGAGAGCTGCGACCCCCGAAGGGACCCACCCCGGCCCCTCACCCAAACCCCCACAAAAGGACCCCCTGCCCCCCCAATTCAGCACAAATGGACCCTTGACCATCCTCCCGACCCCCACCCAGACTCCCACCGGGACCCCCGACCGCTCCCACTCCCTCCGAAGGGACCCTGAGCTCTGACCCCCCCATCCGACCCCCTCAGGGACCCCCGCCAGCCCCCCCAAAGGGGGCACCCTGAGCCCCTCCTCAAAGGGACCCCCACGCCCCCCGAGAGCCCCCACTCACAGCCGAGGTCCCGGAGAGGTCCAGGGGGTCCTGGGGTGTCATCGGGGGTCTGGGGACAGCGAAGTCACCCTGACCCCCCCTTGACCCCATCTTGACACCCCTGATTCCCCTCGACCCCTTCCCCCAAACCCTTGACCCCCCCTTTCACCCCCCCGACTCCTCCAGGTCCCCACCCCTCTCCCACTATCCCCTTCCcgtgtccccacatccccccgagcccctctctctcccctccccgtACCCCCCACCTCCCATCCCACaccccccaaatcccgcccctccctcccccatcccccagtgcccccccagtgtccccccctCACCCTCGGGggtctccagcagctcccgAGCCCGTGCGCGCCCACCCAGGCGAGGACGAGCGCGAGGGTGCGGGGggtgggcagggccagggcgggggtcccccagccctccccctcccccacgCTAGCGCTCACGACCCCCACGAGCcccagcggcagcagcagcgtcAGAGCCCCCGCGcctgggggggcggggggacgGCGTGAGCCCCCATCCCCCAAAAAAGGGACCCAGGGATTCGGGGACCCGTCCCCCACCCGAGAAAAGGGGTCCAGGtgtgtccccctccccaaaaagcGGACACGGGTCACTCTCCACGTCCCCGCAGGGGGTCCGAGTGCCCCTCGACCCCCAAAAGGGGTCCCCGGTGCGACCCCAACCCCTCCGGAAAGGGAACCCAGGCCGCCGGAAACCCCTTCCCCAACCCCCAAAAAGGCATCGGggacccccaccccaaaaacgGGACCCGGTTGtgcccccaccccccaaaaccGAACCCTCTGCCCCCGGCCCTCCTCCCCTTACCCCAAGGCCCCCCAAATTCCAGCTCGGGAGGAGGGGGCGCTCGGGGGCGCTCCATGGCTGGGGGGGATCAGGGGGttctgggggggtcctgggctCCGCCCCTGAGGGCGTGGCTTGGCCGTGGCACCACGCCCCTCACCCGGGTGACGTCACCACGCTGTACGCTGATTGGCCACGGCACTGTCCCTCCCCGCTCTTAAAGAGACAGACACTCCGGTGCTTCGTGACGCCACGAACAACGTCATCACCCACCGAGAGCACGGCCACAGCAAAAACTCGTTTAATGAGTAACGAatggggagagggagcagacacagagcaggaggggctcacaggtcctgggggtccctggcACATTGAGGGGGGTCTCACACATCAGGGGGTCCTGGCACGGGGGGGTGCCTTTCACGGGGGTCCCTCACTCATAGGGCAGGAGGCTGCACGTGGGGGGTCCTTGCACAAGGGGGTCCTGCCCCGGGGGTCCCCAGGGTCCTGTGACGGTCCAGAGTGTCCCACGAGGTTCTCTCTTGCAGGAGAGGCCCACAGGGGTCTCAAGGGTCCCACAAGGGTCCCATGAGGGTTCCACAAACGTCTCAAGGGTCCCACGAGTGTCTCTCTTGCCCGGAGGcggggtcccgggggtctccTGAGGGTCTCGGGGTCACTCCACAACGAGGTGGAACCTCTCAGCCTCCTCGAACTGGGCGTTCATGGAGGCGGCCCAGGCCTCGAGCTCCGACAGCTGGGGAGGCGACAGGATGAGGGGAATGGGGTCGGGGGGGTGAGGGTCCTGTAGATTCCTGGGGGGATCTGGGGTTTCTGGGGTGGCTACGAGGGCACTGAAGGGGTTACGGAGTCCTGGCAGCGGGGGCATTGTAGGGGTCTGGGCGTGAaatggggacactgagggaggACATTGGGACTCCAGAGGAGTGGAGGGGGTCCTGAGGGGCTGCGGGGTCATTGGAGGGCTCACGGGAAGGTCCTTGGGGGGTTCTGGTGGTGtgggggggtccccggggggtGTCACTCACATCAATAGGCGTcaccttcttcttcctcctgcgCTCAGGGCCGCCGCCAATGCCGGGGAGGTCGAGgggggggatctgggggggcttggggggggctgtggggggcagATTGATGGGAAGGGGGCTCAGCGgggccacccccagcccccggGGGGTCCCCCCCGCCTCCAGGCGGCTGTAGGAGCGCCGGACCCGGGGGGCCACGGGAGGGGGGATGGGcgagggaggaggggagggggcgacagagggggagggggggtggggaagggaggggtCGTTCTCCTTCtggctctggagctgtgggagaggGTTGGGGGTGTCAGTGtggaggaggggagggcagaggggtCCCCAGGTTATCGGGAACCCCCTCTCCCCACAGTGCCACCACCCCCCCCCAATCCCTCCCCCAACTCACCCGAGGGCTCCGTCGGGGTCGGTCAAAGTCctgtgggggaggggaggggtctGTGAACCCCAAAACTGGGAACTCCCTCCCAGTGTGCTCGATGCCCCCCCAACCCCGAGATCCCTCAATCCCTGGGGCCCTGGGACTCCCGGAACACCCCCCAGGACCCGCCACAACCCCCCAAGACCTCCTCCCGAACTCCTGGGACCCCTCAAGCCCCTGAGAGCTTCCAACTCCTctgaccccccccaaaaccccctggAACCCTCCTCAAACCCCTTGGTGCCCCTCCGACTCCCTGAACCGCCCCCAAGTCCCCGGAATCTCTCACAGTGACCCCACTCAcggggctgcccagggggcTGCGGGacaggggtgcccaggggggGCCGCCCCGGGGGGCCGAGACCACCAAGCGCTTGGAGCTGCGTCGCGTCACTGGGGGGGGAAGATGAGGGATGTGGGGGTGCTGACCCCCCAGCTGGCCCCCGGGACTCCTCCCGAGCCCCTCAGTTAACCCAGAAATCCCCCAGGAACATCCCAAAGCCCACAGAgcctccccagagccccccccaCCATGTACTGCCCCGGCCCAAAATCCTCCCTGGATCCCTCCAAGACGCCCCCAGCCCCAACACAGCCCCCCCCAAAGCCCCGCCCAGACCCCGCCCCCTCCCATACAGCTTCCCCAAATACCCCCCCCCAGGGACCACCTCACCCCCAAATGTCGCCCGTAGACTGCCCCTAGGGCCTCCCCAGAGCCCGAAGACCCCTAGGACTCCCCGGACACCCCCAGATTCCCCCTCACCCCTCGGGGTCGCCCCCGCCGAgcgccgcccgccgcctcccgccATGGCCATTCGAACAGACGGCAGTGACGTCATCTCCCCGCGCCGCGCGGGAACGCGGTGGGCGGGCTCCAGCCGCCATCTTGGGTGTGGCGGCTTTGTCGGAGACAGGCCACACTTCCGGGAAAATCTGCATGAAGTGACGCAATCAAGGAGCGACGTACCCGGAAGCGCCAGCGGGGCAGCGCGTCGCCATAGGAACGTGTGagtggggggcggggggagctggggggagaaTTTGGGGGAGCctgggggggctccgggggcgTCCGGAGGGAGTCCTGGAGGGTCTGGGGGGTCCAGGGGAGTCCTGGgcggggttttggggtgtcccgtTGGCGTCCGGGCGGTGCTCGGCGGGTTCTGGGCAGTCCCGGGGGCTTCctggggggtcctgaggggtcTCGGACACCGGGAGCCCtgtgaggagggggaggaagggaggtcCTGGGCCTCATCTGGGGCGTCTGAAGGGAAGTCTGGCGGGGGATCGGGGCTCCGGGGGGGCCCAGGGAGTCCCGCTGGGTGTCcaggggggtcctggggagAGACTGGGGGGTCTCGGACACCGGGAGCTTCTTCTGAGGAGGGCGAGGAGGACCCAGGACCCCTGGGAGCCCCCAGATTCCAGGGGTCCCCCACGGTGGGGGCAGGGGGCTCCCAGAAGTATTTGATGGAGGGGACGGGACGGGAGgattttttgggtggggggggCGGGGGTTCCCCCGCCCTCaacgcccccccccccccgcggtCCCCCAGCCTCGCCATGGGCCTGTGCAAGTGCCCCAAGCGCCGGGTGACCACGCTCTTCTGCTTCGAGCACCGCGTCAACGTCTGCGAGAGCTGCCTGGTCAGCGCCCATCCCAAGGTCCGGCGGCGGGGGGCTCCGGGGTGGGGGGGGCCGGCGGTCCCCAaaccccccgggacccccccttGACCCCCCaaccccccgtgtccccccagtgcATCGTGAGGTCGTAtttgcagtggctgcaggacaGCGATTacagcccccagtgccccctgtGCGAAGCCCCCCTGGGC
This region includes:
- the LOC116437317 gene encoding delta(14)-sterol reductase TM7SF2-like isoform X1 is translated as MERPRAPPPPELEFGGPWGAGALTLLLPLGLVGVVSASVGEGEGWGTPALALPTPRTLALVLAWVGAHGLGSCWRPPRTPDDTPGPPGPLRDLGWLLALGAALGGALALGVPLPPLCPLLPPLAAAASSIAFGVGLVLLVRRRLRGLGHGHPVYEFFVGGELGSPLEPPESLHWERVGLSAWLLVLAAALGEQQRLWGSPSLPLALLVAAQGVPVLRRLRELSRNSSPGPGGFLGVFGALAWGPFGGPLPALLLLQRPQNRLGGAGGAACGGLYALGLWIFHGATTQRSLFSRNPQDPRVASLPTVPTATGQVLLVGGWWGLVRRPDDLGELLMALGWTLPCGLSPPLLLLLVGAALRELRAVVGERRQRRRFGGAWGGLCQRVPHRLLPLIY
- the LOC116437317 gene encoding delta(14)-sterol reductase TM7SF2-like isoform X2, coding for MERPRAPPPPELEFGGPWGAGALTLLLPLGLVGVVSASVGEGEGWGTPALALPTPRTLALVLAWVGAHGLGSCWRPPRTPDDTPGPPGPLRDLGWLLALGAALGGALALGVPLPPLCPLLPPLAAAASSIAFGVGLVLLVRRRLRGLGHGHPVYEFFVGGELGSPLEPPESLHWERVGLSAWELSRNSSPGPGGFLGVFGALAWGPFGGPLPALLLLQRPQNRLGGAGGAACGGLYALGLWIFHGATTQRSLFSRNPQDPRVASLPTVPTATGQVLLVGGWWGLVRRPDDLGELLMALGWTLPCGLSPPLLLLLVGAALRELRAVVGERRQRRRFGGAWGGLCQRVPHRLLPLIY